In one window of Drosophila innubila isolate TH190305 chromosome 2L unlocalized genomic scaffold, UK_Dinn_1.0 4_B_2L, whole genome shotgun sequence DNA:
- the LOC117782218 gene encoding acylphosphatase-2 has product MNSKINSSKSVQTPANMPVLTKLTSDIPGNKISHSKKIYSSMFEICGRVQGVYFRKHTLKKARELGLNGWCMNTQDGTVKGIIEGPQDLISEMKLWLQHKGSPRSIIEKAIFTPNEPIVNYSFNSFTIRR; this is encoded by the exons aTGAATAGCAAAATTAATTCATCCAAATCGGTACAAACACCTGCAAATATGCCAGTTCTAACTAAATTAACATCAGATATACCTGGCAATAAAATAAGccactcaaaaaaaatatatagctcGATGTTTGAAATTTGTGGGCGTGTGCAag GAGTATATTTTCGCAAGCACACTCTAAAAAAGGCCAGGGAACTGGGCCTTAATGGTTGGTGCATGAATACACAAGATGGCACTGTTAAAGGCATAATCGAGGGTCCGCAAGATCTTATATCTGAAAT GAAATTGTGGTTGCAGCACAAGGGCAGTCCACGTTCCATAATTGAAAAAGCGATTTTCACGCCAAACGAGCCGATTGTCAATTACAGTTTCAACTCATTTACCATACGGCGTTAA
- the LOC117782219 gene encoding uncharacterized protein LOC117782219 isoform X2: protein MAEKNESGPNPVLQFSSAAGTPETKRKMMLYRQLLKQELSRDNIRPRRNATVRYRRRQQQQQQQQQHDSMQTYS from the exons ATGGCTGAAAAAAACGA ATCTGGCCCAAATCCTGTCCTACAGTTCAGCTCAGCAGCTGGAACTCCGGAGACCAAGCGTAAAATGATGCTCTACAGGCAGCTGCTGAAACAGGAGTTGAGCAGGGATAATATAAGACCTCGAAGAAATGCAACTGTCAGATATCGgaggcgacaacaacaacaacagcagcaacaacaacatgataGTATGCAGACATATTCATAA
- the LOC117782219 gene encoding uncharacterized protein LOC117782219 isoform X1, whose protein sequence is MAEKNDGTPLSRSGPNPVLQFSSAAGTPETKRKMMLYRQLLKQELSRDNIRPRRNATVRYRRRQQQQQQQQQHDSMQTYS, encoded by the exons ATGGCTGAAAAAAACGA tGGTACGCCTCTGTCAAGATCTGGCCCAAATCCTGTCCTACAGTTCAGCTCAGCAGCTGGAACTCCGGAGACCAAGCGTAAAATGATGCTCTACAGGCAGCTGCTGAAACAGGAGTTGAGCAGGGATAATATAAGACCTCGAAGAAATGCAACTGTCAGATATCGgaggcgacaacaacaacaacagcagcaacaacaacatgataGTATGCAGACATATTCATAA